Proteins found in one Sulfurihydrogenibium sp. genomic segment:
- a CDS encoding EscU/YscU/HrcU family type III secretion system export apparatus switch protein, whose translation MSMDKKKAVALKYERYKDSAPKVVAKGKGVIAEKIIEVAKQHGVYLKEDPTLVEVLSGLELYEEIPEELYKVVAEIFVLIYQAKQKR comes from the coding sequence ATGTCTATGGATAAGAAAAAAGCGGTAGCTTTGAAATATGAAAGGTATAAAGATTCTGCTCCAAAGGTTGTAGCTAAAGGTAAAGGTGTAATAGCAGAAAAAATTATAGAGGTAGCAAAACAACACGGAGTTTATCTTAAAGAAGACCCGACGTTAGTTGAGGTTTTGTCGGGTCTTGAGCTTTATGAAGAAATTCCTGAAGAGCTTTATAAAGTAGTTGCTGAAATTTTTGTATTAATCTACCAAGCTAAACAGAAACGTTAA